One Hyphomonadaceae bacterium BL14 genomic window, CCTGACGTCCCGGCCGAGACCGGCAGTGCAGCCCGCCGTAACGCCCCGGCGCGCCCGCGCGCCCGCTCCATGACGGCATCCAAGCCCGATCCCGACTATGGCCGCTTCACCCCCGCCTGGTTCGGTCAGGCAGCGCGGGGGCTGGCCTCCCGCCTGCCCGCCAACCGGACCGGACTGCGCCTGGCCAGTGCCCTGCGCCCGGCGGCGCTGGCGGGGCTGAAAGGCGATGCGGCCGACGTGCATGCCTTCGGGCTGTCGCTGCGCCTCTACCCGCGCGACAATCTCAGCGAAAAACGCGCCTTCCTCACGCCGCAATGCTTTGACCCGCACGAACTCGCCGCCGTGCGGACCGCCATGGGTCCGGGCAAGGTGTTCATCGATATCGGTGCCAATGCAGGTCTGTATGCGCTGGTCGCGGCCCATGCCGGCGGTCCGGCCAGCCGGGTCATCGCCGTTGAGCCGCAGGGCCAGATGCGCCGGCGCATCGCCTTCAATGCCCGCCAGAACGGTTTGGCGAATATCGAGATTTCGGGCATGGCGCTGGCCGATTACGAGGGCGAGGACGTGCTGCGCTATGTGCCGGGCAATCTCGGCGGTGCGGCTTTGGCCGGCCTGCCCGCGCCCGGAGGCGAAGCGGTGCGCGTGACCACGCTGCCGCGCCTCATGGATGACATGCGTATCGACAAGGTCCACGCCGTCAAGATCGACGTGGAGGGCGGCGAGGCGGCCATCCTGCGCGCCTTTTTCGCGGGCGCAGACCGCGCGCGCTGGCCCGATATCATGATCCTGGAGCGGGCTGATCTGGCCGGCCGCACGGGTCCCGATGCCGCACAGCTGGCGCTGGGGCGGGGCTACCAGATCGTCGAGACCACCCGCATGAACCAGATTTTGCGCCTGACCCCGGACGGGGCCCACTAGACACACCAGAACCATAAGGGGCGGCGCACCATGAAGGGGCGGCGCACCATGGCCGAGCTTGATTTCATCCTGACAGGGCGGCGCAAGGATCTGGGCGGATTTTCCGTCTCCCGCGTCCTGCCGTCGGCCAAGCGCCGCCGGGTGGGGCCGTTCGTTTTCCTCGATGAAATGGGCCCCGCCACCTTCGCGCCCGACGAAGGCGTGGACGTGCGCCCGCACCCGCATATTGGCCTGGCCACCCTCACCTATCTGTTCCAGGGCGAGATGGACCATGCCGACTCGCTCGGCGTGCACCAGACCCTGACGCCCGGTGCCGTGAATGTCATGGTCGCCGGACGCGGCATCTCCCACAGCGAGCGCACAGGCCCGAAGGCGCGCGCCGCCGGACACGCCCTGCACGGCATCCAGGCCTGGATCGCCCTGCCGGACGAGGCCGAGGAGGTCGCCCCCGCCTTCCACCATCACGACCCGGAAGAGCTACCCCGGTTCGAGCGCGGCGGCGCGCAGATGCGGCTCATCCTGGGGACGGCTTGGGAGCATCGCTCGCCGGTCAAGACCTTCTCGCCCCTCATCTATATCCACGCCGATGCGCCCGCCGGTTCGGCCATCGACCTG contains:
- a CDS encoding FkbM family methyltransferase; amino-acid sequence: MNDAPDAPDVPAETGSAARRNAPARPRARSMTASKPDPDYGRFTPAWFGQAARGLASRLPANRTGLRLASALRPAALAGLKGDAADVHAFGLSLRLYPRDNLSEKRAFLTPQCFDPHELAAVRTAMGPGKVFIDIGANAGLYALVAAHAGGPASRVIAVEPQGQMRRRIAFNARQNGLANIEISGMALADYEGEDVLRYVPGNLGGAALAGLPAPGGEAVRVTTLPRLMDDMRIDKVHAVKIDVEGGEAAILRAFFAGADRARWPDIMILERADLAGRTGPDAAQLALGRGYQIVETTRMNQILRLTPDGAH
- a CDS encoding pirin family protein, whose protein sequence is MAELDFILTGRRKDLGGFSVSRVLPSAKRRRVGPFVFLDEMGPATFAPDEGVDVRPHPHIGLATLTYLFQGEMDHADSLGVHQTLTPGAVNVMVAGRGISHSERTGPKARAAGHALHGIQAWIALPDEAEEVAPAFHHHDPEELPRFERGGAQMRLILGTAWEHRSPVKTFSPLIYIHADAPAGSAIDLPKGHGELAAYVVSGLIETGGEPVSAGHLAVFAPGEAPVIRVRADSRLMILGGANIGERHIDWNFVSSSKARIEQAKTDWRASIASGFKAAPFALPPGEHDWIALPGDPQPGLPPAQTEDCPTS